Proteins co-encoded in one Capsicum annuum cultivar UCD-10X-F1 chromosome 9, UCD10Xv1.1, whole genome shotgun sequence genomic window:
- the LOC107843222 gene encoding CAAX prenyl protease 2 isoform X2 has product MYHNYFLISPAKMEAKFTGDAVISTVSYGGAGEMSKSVAVIACTVMAILYVAILYAPTLILRLPPSDSFQSYMIRRFICAGVSSVFSLIACSLILPIQWGKSHLSDVYGIRLDHIWQAVIFPLTLTSLMYAGTLILKLLLLLDLAQEDRENGRSLSLDIIKNAVHEFIESISSMASNISAWRNYFVAPLTEELVFRACMIPLLLCGGFGTYKVVFLCPIFFSLAHLNHLLEYAQRSGSWLKALITVGFQVGYTVIFGSYASFLFVRTGHLTAPLVAHIFCNCMGLPVIISRRTENDDE; this is encoded by the exons ATgtaccataattattttttaatatctccGGCGAAAATGGAAGCAAAATTCACCGGCGACGCCGTGATCTCCACCGTATCATACGGCGGCGCCGGCGAGATGTCGAAATCGGTTGCAGTGATTGCGTGTACTGTTATGGCAATATTGTATGTAGCGATCTTATATGCTCCGACGTTGATTCTCCGATTACCTCCGTCAGATTCGTTTCAATCATATATGATCCGACGGTTCATATGCGCCGGTGTTTCCTCGGTTTTCTCACTCATTGCTTGCTCACTTATCCTCCCT ATTCAATGGGGTAAATCTCACCTTTCCGATGTTTACGGCATCAGATTGGATCATATT TGGCAAGCTGTCATCTTTCCTCTTACATTGACCTCCTTAATGTACGCTGGGACCTTGATCCTCAAGCTGTTATTGTTGCTAGACTTGGCCCAAGAAGATCGAGAGAATGGAAGAAGCCTGTCACTTGACATTATTAAAAATGCTGTCCATGAATTTATTGAATCGATCTCTTCAATGGCGTCCAATATTTCAGCATGGCGTAATTATTTTGTG GCTCCACTTACAGAAGAGCTGGTTTTTAGAGCTTGTATGATACCTTTGCTTCTTTGTGGAGGATTCGGCACCTATAAGGTGGTGTTTCTTTGTCctatatttttcagtttag CTCATTTAAACCATTTGTTAGAATATGCTCAACGAAGCGGCAGCTGGCTCAAAGCTCTTATCACTGTAG GCTTCCAGGTCGGCTACACAGTCATCTTTGGATCATACGCTTCATTTCTCTTTGTTCGGACAG GACATCTTACCGCTCCACTAGTTGCTCATATTTTTTGTAACTGTATGGGCTTACCTGTAATAATTTCACGGAGGACAG AAAATGATGATGAATAA
- the LOC107843221 gene encoding sm-like protein LSM7, producing MSGRKETVLDLAKFVDKGVQVKLTGGRQVVGTLKGYDQLLNLVLDEAVEHLRDADDPLKTTDQKRSLGLIVCRGTAVMLVAPTDGTDEISNPFLQPDGA from the exons ATG TCAGGCAGAAAAGAAACAGTTTTAGACTTGGCAAAATTTGTTGACAAGGGTGTGCAGGTCAAGCTTACTGGTGGAAGACAAG TGGTAGGAACACTTAAAGGCTATGATCAGCTTCTTAATCTTGTCTTGGATGAAGCGGTGGAGCACCTTAGAG ATGCAGACGATCCCCTGAAGACTACCGATCAGAAACGAAGTCTCGGCTTAATA GTCTGCAGGGGTACTGCAGTAATGCTCGTTGCTCCAACCGATGGTACAGATGAGATATCGAATCCTTTTCTCCAGCCAGACGGGGCTTAG
- the LOC107843222 gene encoding CAAX prenyl protease 2 isoform X1 translates to MYHNYFLISPAKMEAKFTGDAVISTVSYGGAGEMSKSVAVIACTVMAILYVAILYAPTLILRLPPSDSFQSYMIRRFICAGVSSVFSLIACSLILPIQWGKSHLSDVYGIRLDHIWQAVIFPLTLTSLMYAGTLILKLLLLLDLAQEDRENGRSLSLDIIKNAVHEFIESISSMASNISAWRNYFVAPLTEELVFRACMIPLLLCGGFGTYKVVFLCPIFFSLAHLNHLLEYAQRSGSWLKALITVGFQVGYTVIFGSYASFLFVRTGHLTAPLVAHIFCNCMGLPVIISRRTGMITVASVAGLLGFIWLLFPLTSPHLYNATTDNCMCWHRYCSWS, encoded by the exons ATgtaccataattattttttaatatctccGGCGAAAATGGAAGCAAAATTCACCGGCGACGCCGTGATCTCCACCGTATCATACGGCGGCGCCGGCGAGATGTCGAAATCGGTTGCAGTGATTGCGTGTACTGTTATGGCAATATTGTATGTAGCGATCTTATATGCTCCGACGTTGATTCTCCGATTACCTCCGTCAGATTCGTTTCAATCATATATGATCCGACGGTTCATATGCGCCGGTGTTTCCTCGGTTTTCTCACTCATTGCTTGCTCACTTATCCTCCCT ATTCAATGGGGTAAATCTCACCTTTCCGATGTTTACGGCATCAGATTGGATCATATT TGGCAAGCTGTCATCTTTCCTCTTACATTGACCTCCTTAATGTACGCTGGGACCTTGATCCTCAAGCTGTTATTGTTGCTAGACTTGGCCCAAGAAGATCGAGAGAATGGAAGAAGCCTGTCACTTGACATTATTAAAAATGCTGTCCATGAATTTATTGAATCGATCTCTTCAATGGCGTCCAATATTTCAGCATGGCGTAATTATTTTGTG GCTCCACTTACAGAAGAGCTGGTTTTTAGAGCTTGTATGATACCTTTGCTTCTTTGTGGAGGATTCGGCACCTATAAGGTGGTGTTTCTTTGTCctatatttttcagtttag CTCATTTAAACCATTTGTTAGAATATGCTCAACGAAGCGGCAGCTGGCTCAAAGCTCTTATCACTGTAG GCTTCCAGGTCGGCTACACAGTCATCTTTGGATCATACGCTTCATTTCTCTTTGTTCGGACAG GACATCTTACCGCTCCACTAGTTGCTCATATTTTTTGTAACTGTATGGGCTTACCTGTAATAATTTCACGGAGGACAG GGATGATAACAGTGGCATCTGTAGCTGGGTTGCTAGGTTTCATCTGGCTTCTTTTTCCACTCACCAGTCCTCATTTGTACAACGCCACAACGGATAATTGCATGTGTTGGCATAGATATTGTAGTTGGAGCTAG